A region of Lacinutrix sp. Hel_I_90 DNA encodes the following proteins:
- a CDS encoding phage tail protein has translation MDPFIGQIQPFGFNFNPRGWSKCDGQLLAISSYSALFSLLGTTYGGDGRTTFGLPDLRGRSIVHIGNGPGLSNISWGEKGGVEQLYMTQANMPSHAHALVNGTANVDIFTTDSASATADTDGGANALGTGTEMPDIFRESPTTADKLGGVNISGTTTASGGSMPMESRNPFLGINVCIAMEGIFPSRS, from the coding sequence TGGTCAAAATGTGACGGACAATTACTAGCAATATCATCTTATAGTGCATTATTTTCCTTATTAGGAACAACCTACGGAGGAGATGGCAGAACAACTTTCGGTCTTCCTGATTTAAGAGGAAGAAGCATTGTACATATAGGCAACGGTCCTGGACTCTCTAATATATCTTGGGGAGAAAAAGGAGGAGTCGAGCAACTTTACATGACACAAGCAAATATGCCTTCACATGCACATGCATTAGTTAATGGTACAGCCAATGTTGATATTTTTACAACAGACAGTGCAAGTGCGACAGCAGATACTGATGGGGGAGCAAATGCATTAGGTACAGGAACAGAAATGCCCGACATTTTTCGCGAGTCACCAACTACGGCCGATAAGCTTGGAGGCGTCAATATTTCTGGAACAACAACAGCGTCTGGAGGGAGCATGCCAATGGAAAGTAGGAATCCTTTTTTAGGAATAAATGTATGTATCGCCATGGAGGGTATTTTTCCATCTAGAAGCTAG
- a CDS encoding ABC transporter substrate-binding protein, with translation MKKIGVLLPQSKEYPTMGKEFMNGLKLTLPNADYSLVVEGIGFGNDPEHIINAIQKFVNQEDVHLTTGLMGHKGLDDILDFIEGIEEPFIYSDFGATCPLDLSKRENIYCNSLNLYDATRTLGKYFLDNGIFNIGTSTCYYESGYGFIEAMENALEKDKAGKFSGHFITPLHPRDNESELMSQFVSETKPDALFAFHNGIYAEEHATFLSENKINSQTPLYTLPFSVDDKILAKFPEIFNNTKCISSWFIDLETKENKKFIQEYQQKYNKTPSVFSVLGYENGLLIYNYLKNKNAFSSESIIGPRGELNNAIHKNNRTVVKQYLWNLNWVNNTYKFDCLEELKQTIAIDYLSKKEGNGWHNSYLCH, from the coding sequence TTGAAAAAAATAGGCGTTTTACTCCCGCAATCTAAAGAATATCCCACCATGGGCAAAGAGTTTATGAATGGGCTTAAATTAACCTTACCTAATGCGGATTACAGTTTAGTTGTTGAAGGCATTGGATTTGGTAATGATCCAGAACATATTATCAACGCTATTCAGAAATTTGTTAATCAAGAAGATGTCCATCTTACCACAGGCTTAATGGGGCATAAAGGACTTGACGATATATTGGATTTTATTGAAGGCATTGAAGAACCGTTTATTTATTCAGATTTTGGAGCGACATGCCCTTTAGATCTCTCTAAAAGAGAAAATATTTATTGTAATTCTCTCAACCTGTATGATGCTACCAGAACGCTCGGAAAATATTTTTTAGACAATGGCATCTTTAATATTGGGACCTCTACATGTTATTACGAATCTGGCTATGGATTTATAGAGGCCATGGAAAATGCTTTAGAAAAAGATAAAGCGGGTAAGTTTTCAGGTCACTTTATAACACCTTTACATCCTAGAGATAATGAATCAGAACTGATGTCACAATTTGTATCTGAAACGAAACCAGATGCATTGTTTGCTTTTCATAATGGAATCTATGCAGAAGAGCATGCTACTTTTTTAAGTGAAAATAAAATAAATAGCCAAACGCCTCTTTATACCTTACCTTTTTCTGTAGATGATAAAATTTTAGCTAAATTTCCTGAAATTTTTAATAATACAAAATGCATCTCTTCTTGGTTTATTGATTTAGAAACAAAAGAAAACAAAAAATTCATACAGGAGTATCAACAAAAATATAATAAAACACCAAGTGTATTTTCTGTGCTTGGCTACGAAAACGGATTATTAATTTATAATTATTTAAAAAACAAGAACGCGTTCTCTAGTGAAAGCATCATTGGTCCTAGGGGGGAATTAAATAATGCTATCCATAAGAATAATAGAACAGTTGTTAAGCAGTATTTATGGAACCTTAATTGGGTAAATAATACTTATAAATTTGATTGTTTAGAAGAATTAAAACAAACCATTGCTATTGATTATTTAAGTAAAAAAGAAGGAAATGGGTGGCACAACTCTTATTTATGTCATTGA
- a CDS encoding T9SS type A sorting domain-containing protein produces MKRLLLFLTLIGMLYIPKSFAQLAAGDIAFVGFNTDGPEGFSFITLTEIPAGEIIYFTDRGVVDSSNWSLASEEVWRFTAPSGAAISCGTVISMIEGAPDTYTISGVSGASMTWISGSGAVPIINHGPGDQMLAYQSATAAPATPGDVTFITGIHTNYEPVDVDGTTGWTNSAVVSSTSESALPPGLTNGTNCLSFDFGSGATTESDNFKYTGTLTGTSTALRAAINDPSNWDVNIDPAYDINSSSGYTGVSVTCAAACTDPTVPTVTYTPTTVCAGSSTTLTISGTLNDATEWAIYTGSCGGTIVGTTTTSSFVVTPPTGATTYYVRGEDGAGCVDESAGSCGSVTVTTTLDDASFSYSAAAYCSNATDPTPTVTGLAGGTFSSTAGLSINSGTGVIDVSASTPGTYTVTYTTSGTCPNSSGVSVTINGLDNASFSYSAAAYCSNATDPTPTITGLAGGTFTSTAGLSINAGTGVIDVSASTPSTYTVTYTTSGTCPNSSGVSVTINALDDASFSYSAAAYCSNATDPTPTITGLTGGTFSSTAGLSINAGTGVIDVSASTPGTYTVTYTTSGTCPNSSGVSVTINGLDNASFSYSAAAYCSNATDPTPTITGLAGGTFTSTAGLSINAGTGVIDVSASTPGTYTVTYTTSGTCPNSSGVSVTINALDDASFSYSAAAYCSNATDPTPTVTGLAGGTFSSTAGLSINAGTGVIDVSASTPGTYTVTYTTSGTCPNSSGVSVTINGLDNASFSYSAAAYCSNAIDPTPTVTGLAGGTFTSTAGLSINAGTGVIDVSASTPGTYTVTYTTSGTCPNSSGVSVTINGLDNASFSYSAAAYCSNATDPTPTVTGLAGGTFTSTAGLSINAGTGVIDVSASTPGTYTVTYTTSGTCPNSSGVSVTINGLDNASFSYSAAAYCSNATDSTPTITGLAGGTFTSTAGLSINAGTGVIDVSASTPGTYTVTYTTSGTCPNSSNVSVTVNGLPTVNYTALADLCLDAGVQAGLGGGTATGGVYSGTGVTDDGNGTTYSFDPAAAGVGVHTLTYTFTNANGCTNAASDAVEVFALPTVTFTAPADLCVDAGVQPGLGGGTATGGVYSGTGVTDDGNGTTYSFDPAAAGVGVHTLTYTFTNGNGCTNAASDDIEVLNADNTVSQVVDVLTANQAGATYQWYECPNTLLSGEISQSFTAPALGDYKVVVTNGNCVVESACISVTTLGLDTFDVESKFSMYPNPSNEQVKIKSTIGGTFEIVNLLGQKVKAFRVKANVETTVFIGELSEGLYLVKATDRSNIASKKLIIKK; encoded by the coding sequence ATGAAAAGACTACTACTTTTTTTAACCCTTATAGGAATGCTTTATATTCCTAAATCTTTTGCACAATTGGCTGCAGGGGATATTGCCTTTGTTGGCTTTAACACAGATGGCCCAGAAGGTTTTTCTTTTATAACTTTAACAGAAATCCCTGCTGGTGAAATTATTTATTTCACCGATAGGGGTGTAGTGGATTCATCGAATTGGAGCCTAGCTTCTGAAGAAGTTTGGCGTTTTACGGCACCATCTGGTGCGGCTATATCTTGTGGTACGGTAATTTCAATGATAGAAGGAGCACCAGATACTTACACTATTTCTGGGGTTTCTGGCGCTTCAATGACTTGGATTTCAGGTTCAGGTGCAGTACCTATTATTAATCATGGTCCTGGAGACCAGATGTTGGCGTATCAATCTGCAACTGCAGCTCCCGCAACTCCTGGAGATGTAACATTTATCACAGGTATACATACTAATTATGAGCCAGTGGATGTCGATGGGACCACTGGCTGGACAAATTCAGCAGTAGTATCTAGCACTTCAGAGAGTGCTTTGCCTCCTGGCTTAACGAATGGTACTAATTGTCTTTCATTTGATTTTGGTTCAGGGGCAACAACTGAATCTGATAATTTTAAATATACAGGAACGCTTACAGGAACATCAACAGCTTTAAGAGCGGCTATAAATGACCCATCAAATTGGGATGTAAATATTGATCCAGCATATGATATTAATTCTAGTTCTGGTTATACTGGAGTTTCAGTAACCTGTGCTGCAGCTTGTACAGATCCAACGGTGCCAACGGTCACTTATACACCAACAACTGTTTGCGCAGGAAGCTCTACGACCTTAACTATTTCAGGCACTCTTAATGATGCCACAGAATGGGCTATTTATACAGGTTCATGTGGCGGCACAATAGTGGGAACCACCACTACTTCTTCATTTGTGGTTACGCCTCCAACAGGAGCAACGACTTACTATGTAAGAGGTGAAGATGGTGCTGGATGTGTGGATGAATCCGCAGGTAGTTGTGGTTCAGTCACAGTGACAACAACCTTAGACGATGCAAGCTTTAGTTATAGCGCTGCTGCGTATTGCTCAAACGCTACAGATCCAACGCCAACGGTTACTGGTTTAGCTGGTGGTACATTCTCATCTACTGCTGGTCTTTCTATTAATTCGGGTACAGGAGTTATTGATGTTTCAGCGTCAACACCTGGAACGTATACGGTTACTTATACGACTTCTGGAACTTGCCCGAATTCATCTGGCGTAAGCGTAACGATTAATGGGTTAGACAATGCTTCATTTAGTTATTCAGCAGCAGCGTACTGCTCAAACGCTACAGATCCAACACCAACGATTACTGGTTTAGCTGGCGGTACATTTACATCTACTGCTGGTCTTTCTATTAATGCGGGTACAGGAGTTATTGATGTTTCGGCTTCAACGCCTAGTACATATACCGTTACTTATACAACTTCAGGCACTTGTCCGAATTCATCTGGCGTAAGCGTAACAATTAATGCTTTAGACGATGCTTCATTTAGTTATTCAGCAGCAGCGTATTGCTCAAACGCTACAGATCCAACGCCAACGATTACAGGTTTAACTGGTGGTACATTCTCATCTACTGCTGGTCTTTCTATTAATGCGGGTACAGGAGTTATTGATGTTTCAGCATCAACACCTGGAACGTATACGGTTACTTATACGACTTCTGGAACTTGCCCGAATTCATCTGGCGTAAGCGTAACAATTAATGGGTTAGACAATGCTTCATTTAGTTATTCAGCAGCAGCGTATTGCTCAAACGCTACAGATCCAACACCAACGATTACAGGTTTAGCTGGCGGTACATTTACATCTACTGCTGGTCTTTCTATTAATGCGGGTACAGGAGTTATTGATGTTTCGGCATCAACACCTGGAACGTATACGGTTACTTATACGACTTCAGGCACTTGTCCGAATTCATCTGGCGTAAGCGTAACAATTAATGCTTTAGACGATGCTTCATTTAGTTATTCAGCAGCAGCGTATTGCTCAAACGCTACAGATCCAACGCCAACGGTTACTGGTTTAGCTGGTGGTACATTCTCATCTACTGCTGGTCTTTCTATTAATGCGGGTACAGGAGTTATTGATGTTTCAGCATCAACACCTGGAACGTATACGGTTACTTATACGACTTCTGGAACTTGCCCGAATTCATCTGGCGTAAGCGTAACGATTAATGGGTTAGACAATGCTTCATTTAGTTATTCAGCAGCAGCGTATTGCTCAAACGCTATAGATCCAACACCAACGGTTACAGGTTTAGCTGGCGGTACATTTACATCTACTGCTGGTCTTTCTATTAATGCGGGTACAGGAGTTATTGATGTTTCAGCATCAACACCTGGAACGTATACGGTTACTTATACGACTTCTGGAACTTGCCCGAATTCATCTGGCGTAAGCGTAACAATTAATGGGTTAGACAATGCTTCATTTAGTTATTCAGCAGCAGCGTATTGCTCAAACGCTACAGATCCAACACCAACGGTTACAGGTTTAGCTGGCGGTACATTTACATCTACTGCTGGTCTTTCTATTAATGCGGGTACAGGAGTTATTGATGTTTCAGCATCAACACCTGGAACGTATACAGTTACTTATACGACTTCTGGAACTTGCCCGAATTCATCTGGCGTAAGCGTAACAATTAATGGGTTAGACAATGCTTCATTTAGTTATTCAGCAGCAGCGTATTGCTCAAACGCTACAGATTCAACACCAACGATTACAGGTTTAGCTGGCGGTACATTTACATCTACTGCTGGTCTTTCTATTAATGCGGGTACAGGAGTTATTGATGTTTCAGCATCAACACCTGGAACGTATACGGTTACTTATACGACTTCTGGAACTTGCCCGAATTCATCTAATGTGAGTGTAACGGTTAATGGCTTGCCAACAGTAAACTATACTGCACTTGCCGATTTATGTCTCGATGCTGGTGTTCAAGCTGGTTTAGGTGGCGGAACAGCTACAGGTGGTGTCTATTCTGGAACAGGTGTTACTGATGATGGTAACGGAACAACCTATTCTTTCGATCCCGCAGCAGCTGGTGTTGGTGTACATACCCTAACGTATACCTTTACAAATGCTAACGGTTGTACAAACGCAGCTTCTGATGCTGTAGAAGTATTCGCTTTACCAACCGTAACATTTACTGCACCTGCAGATTTATGTGTTGATGCTGGTGTTCAACCTGGTTTAGGTGGCGGAACAGCTACAGGCGGTGTATATTCAGGAACAGGTGTTACTGATGATGGAAATGGAACAACCTATTCTTTCGATCCAGCAGCAGCTGGTGTTGGTGTACATACCCTAACGTATACCTTTACAAATGGTAACGGTTGTACAAATGCTGCTTCTGATGATATTGAAGTATTAAATGCAGACAATACGGTTTCTCAAGTTGTTGATGTGTTAACAGCGAATCAAGCTGGAGCCACGTACCAGTGGTACGAGTGCCCCAACACTTTATTATCGGGAGAGATTAGCCAGAGTTTTACAGCGCCTGCCCTTGGTGATTACAAAGTGGTGGTAACCAATGGGAATTGTGTTGTTGAATCAGCATGTATTTCAGTAACGACATTAGGTCTCGATACCTTTGACGTAGAATCTAAATTTTCTATGTATCCAAACCCTAGTAATGAACAGGTGAAAATTAAGTCTACTATTGGTGGTACTTTTGAAATTGTTAATTTACTAGGCCAAAAGGTAAAAGCATTTAGAGTTAAAGCCAATGTAGAGACTACGGTTTTTATTGGAGAGTTAAGTGAAGGCTTGTATCTTGTTAAAGCGACGGATCGTTCTAATATAGCTAGCAAAAAATTAATTATAAAAAAGTAA
- a CDS encoding Lrp/AsnC family transcriptional regulator: protein MKVINQNIHIDGIDKKILRALMQDARTSVLEIARQVGISGAAIHQRLRKLEKSNLIAGSKFVINPKVLGYTTMAFVGIYLDKAMSNPEAVKQLKKIPEVLECHYTTGNWSILIKMLCKDNAHLMHLLNSEIQSIAGVSRTETFISLDQQIERQIKI from the coding sequence ATGAAAGTTATAAACCAAAACATACACATAGACGGTATCGATAAAAAGATACTGCGCGCGTTAATGCAAGATGCCAGAACTTCCGTTTTAGAAATAGCGCGTCAAGTTGGTATCTCGGGAGCAGCGATACATCAACGTCTAAGAAAGCTTGAAAAATCTAATTTAATTGCAGGTTCTAAATTTGTAATCAATCCCAAAGTTCTGGGCTATACAACGATGGCTTTTGTTGGTATTTATCTGGATAAAGCCATGAGTAATCCTGAAGCTGTAAAACAGCTTAAAAAAATTCCCGAAGTTTTAGAATGTCATTACACAACTGGAAACTGGAGTATTCTTATCAAAATGTTATGTAAGGACAATGCCCATTTAATGCATTTATTAAATAGTGAGATTCAATCTATAGCGGGTGTATCACGCACTGAAACGTTTATTTCTTTAGACCAGCAGATTGAGCGGCAAATTAAAATTTAA
- a CDS encoding saccharopine dehydrogenase family protein, giving the protein MRKILVIGSGKSTSYLIKYLLEKSKSEALHITVGDLDIATALKLINNHENATAITLDVFNKKSRAEAVQNADLVISMLPARFHIEVAKDCITYDKNMVTASYVSDEMQALDTQVKKKGLVFMNEIGVDPGIDHMSAMQVIDRIRDKGGKIILFESFTGGLVAPESDNNLWNYKFTWNPRNVVVAGQGSAAKFLQEGTYKYIPYNRLFRRTEFLDVEGFGRFEGYANRDSLKYQSIYALDNVKTLYRGTIRRVGFSRAWNIFVALGLTDDSYTIDDSENMSYRDFVNSFLAYSPTDSVELKFRHALKIDQDDIIWDKFEELDIFSSTKMVGLKKATPAQILQKILMDSWTLDKTDKDMIVMYHKFGYELNGEKHQIDSTMVTLGEDQTYTAMAKTVGLPVAIAALAILNKKITIPGVLRPINKEVYNPILKELETYGIAFKEKEVPYLGYNPLNA; this is encoded by the coding sequence ATGCGAAAGATTTTGGTCATAGGTTCGGGAAAATCCACTTCCTATTTAATTAAATATTTATTAGAAAAATCTAAAAGTGAAGCCCTTCATATTACTGTTGGTGATTTAGATATTGCCACTGCTTTAAAACTAATAAACAATCACGAAAATGCAACGGCCATTACTTTAGATGTTTTTAATAAAAAATCTAGAGCAGAAGCCGTGCAAAATGCAGACCTCGTTATTTCAATGCTGCCTGCTCGTTTTCATATTGAAGTAGCTAAAGACTGCATCACCTATGATAAAAATATGGTGACCGCTTCCTATGTGAGTGACGAAATGCAGGCTTTAGACACACAAGTAAAGAAAAAAGGCTTAGTATTTATGAACGAGATTGGTGTAGATCCTGGTATTGACCATATGAGTGCGATGCAGGTCATAGATCGTATTAGAGATAAAGGTGGTAAAATAATTTTATTCGAATCGTTTACTGGTGGTTTAGTCGCACCAGAAAGCGACAACAACCTATGGAATTATAAATTTACCTGGAACCCAAGAAATGTTGTGGTTGCAGGACAAGGTAGTGCTGCTAAATTTCTGCAGGAAGGCACTTATAAGTACATACCTTATAATCGCTTATTTAGACGAACAGAATTTTTAGATGTTGAAGGTTTTGGACGTTTTGAAGGCTATGCTAACCGTGATTCGCTAAAATACCAGAGTATTTATGCCCTCGATAATGTAAAGACACTCTACCGCGGTACGATTCGTCGTGTTGGCTTTAGCCGGGCATGGAATATATTTGTCGCACTTGGTCTCACCGATGACAGCTACACTATAGACGATAGTGAAAACATGAGTTATCGTGATTTTGTGAACTCTTTTTTAGCCTATAGCCCAACAGACTCTGTAGAATTAAAATTCAGACATGCCTTAAAAATCGATCAGGACGATATTATTTGGGACAAATTTGAAGAGTTGGATATTTTTAGTTCTACAAAAATGGTAGGTCTTAAAAAAGCAACGCCAGCACAAATCTTACAAAAGATTTTAATGGATAGCTGGACTTTAGATAAAACGGACAAAGATATGATTGTCATGTATCACAAATTTGGCTATGAATTAAACGGCGAAAAACATCAAATTGACTCAACAATGGTCACTTTAGGAGAAGACCAAACCTATACTGCTATGGCAAAAACGGTAGGTTTACCGGTGGCTATTGCAGCTTTAGCTATTTTGAACAAAAAAATAACAATACCTGGTGTTCTAAGACCCATCAACAAAGAGGTTTACAATCCTATTTTAAAAGAATTAGAAACTTATGGTATTGCTTTTAAAGAGAAAGAGGTACCGTATTTAGGATACAATCCTTTAAACGCTTAA
- a CDS encoding DUF423 domain-containing protein yields the protein MNKKVLISGGVLGILAVLIGAFAAHGLKSIISIEAIQSFETGVRYQMYHALLLLYVGGSSMLSLKVKKTIFYLVIVGILCFSGSIYGLATNTLSGFDFKTIAFITPIGGLFLVGAWIAMIIGFFKFKNFKMN from the coding sequence ATGAATAAAAAAGTACTGATTTCAGGAGGGGTTCTTGGTATATTAGCCGTTTTAATTGGTGCTTTTGCAGCCCATGGATTAAAATCTATAATCTCCATCGAGGCGATACAATCTTTTGAAACGGGCGTGCGTTACCAGATGTATCATGCCTTACTATTATTATACGTTGGAGGGTCTTCTATGCTTTCCTTAAAAGTTAAAAAAACTATTTTCTATTTAGTGATTGTCGGTATCCTTTGCTTTTCAGGTTCTATTTATGGCTTAGCAACGAATACATTATCAGGTTTCGATTTTAAAACAATAGCTTTTATTACCCCAATAGGAGGACTTTTTTTAGTAGGTGCCTGGATAGCAATGATTATCGGGTTTTTTAAGTTTAAAAATTTTAAAATGAATTAA
- the pckA gene encoding phosphoenolpyruvate carboxykinase (ATP), with amino-acid sequence MVNHTDSAKSISLEQYGIKNATIRYQLSPKDLQEITIEKGQGVAASSGALAVNTGEFTGRSPKDRFIVKDDITKDRVWWSNINIPFDSDKFDKLYDKVTTYLSEKEVFVRDSYACADENYKLNIRVINEYPWSNMFAYNMFLRPTEAELQNFSPEWTVVNAPGFMANPEEDGTRQHNFAILNFTKKIALIGGTGYTGEIKKGIFSALNFILPVFKETLPMHCSANVGKDGDTAIFFGLSGTGKTTLSTDPDRSLIGDDEHGWTKENTVFNFEGGCYAKVINLSREQEPEIYDAIKKGAILENVILNDKGAVDFEDTSITENTRVSYPIDYIENIRVPSIGENPKNIFFLTADAFGVLPPISKLTPAQAAYHFISGYTAKVAGTEAGIVEPQPSFSACFGAPFMPLHPTKYAEMLSKKMKDSNVNVWLVNTGWSGGSYGVGSRMKLKYTRAMITAVLNGDLGLYNYDDYHIHSVFGVAQPRSCPGVPSEVLSPRTTWNNDKAYYDTAFKLANAFRENFNKFEENASEEIRRGGPQRYSY; translated from the coding sequence ATGGTAAACCATACAGACTCTGCGAAATCGATTTCGTTAGAACAATACGGTATTAAGAATGCTACTATTCGATATCAATTATCACCTAAAGATCTACAGGAGATTACAATAGAAAAGGGCCAAGGTGTCGCGGCTTCCTCCGGCGCCTTAGCGGTTAACACTGGAGAATTTACAGGCCGTTCTCCTAAAGACCGCTTTATTGTAAAGGATGATATTACAAAAGACCGCGTGTGGTGGAGTAATATAAATATTCCTTTTGATTCGGATAAATTTGATAAGCTTTACGATAAAGTAACGACTTACTTATCAGAAAAAGAGGTGTTCGTTAGAGATAGTTATGCTTGCGCAGATGAGAACTATAAATTAAACATTCGTGTAATTAACGAGTATCCTTGGAGTAACATGTTCGCTTACAACATGTTTTTACGCCCAACTGAAGCTGAGTTACAAAACTTCTCTCCAGAATGGACTGTTGTAAATGCGCCTGGTTTTATGGCAAATCCGGAAGAAGATGGTACGCGCCAGCATAATTTTGCTATTCTAAACTTTACAAAAAAAATCGCCTTAATTGGAGGAACTGGTTATACAGGAGAAATTAAGAAAGGTATTTTTTCTGCACTTAATTTTATTTTACCAGTATTTAAAGAAACGTTGCCAATGCACTGTAGTGCAAATGTTGGAAAAGATGGTGATACAGCTATTTTCTTTGGTTTATCTGGTACAGGAAAAACAACCTTGTCAACAGATCCAGATAGAAGTTTAATTGGTGATGACGAGCATGGTTGGACAAAAGAAAATACAGTATTTAATTTTGAAGGGGGTTGTTATGCTAAGGTTATAAACTTATCTCGTGAACAAGAGCCAGAAATTTATGATGCGATTAAAAAAGGGGCCATTCTTGAAAACGTTATTTTAAATGATAAGGGAGCGGTTGATTTTGAAGATACCTCGATTACGGAGAATACACGTGTAAGCTATCCTATTGATTACATCGAAAACATTAGAGTGCCATCTATAGGTGAAAACCCAAAGAACATCTTCTTTTTAACAGCAGATGCGTTTGGTGTATTGCCTCCAATTTCTAAGTTAACACCAGCACAAGCAGCCTACCACTTTATCTCTGGTTATACGGCTAAAGTAGCAGGAACAGAAGCGGGTATAGTAGAACCACAGCCGTCGTTTTCAGCATGTTTTGGGGCACCATTTATGCCTTTACATCCCACAAAATACGCCGAGATGTTAAGTAAGAAAATGAAAGATTCTAATGTAAATGTATGGTTAGTAAATACGGGATGGTCTGGTGGATCTTACGGTGTAGGAAGTCGTATGAAACTAAAATACACACGTGCCATGATAACTGCAGTATTAAATGGTGATTTAGGGCTGTATAATTACGACGATTATCACATTCACTCTGTATTTGGAGTGGCGCAACCAAGGTCTTGTCCTGGCGTTCCATCTGAAGTATTGAGTCCAAGAACAACATGGAATAATGATAAAGCCTATTACGATACGGCATTTAAATTGGCTAATGCGTTTAGAGAAAATTTTAATAAATTTGAAGAAAACGCTAGCGAAGAAATAAGAAGAGGCGGACCACAGCGTTATTCCTATTAA
- a CDS encoding uroporphyrinogen-III synthase codes for MKVKTILVSQPEPKIENSPYFDLSERQKVKIDFRPFIHVEGVPSKEIRQQKIDLSKFTAIVLTSRNAVDHYFRVAEEMRFKVPDSMKYFCQSEAVAYYLQKYVVYRKRKIYVGKRTFEELSPLIKKYKDEVFLLPTTDKLKPEVPEVLNALDVKWKEAVFYRTVISDLSDLENVTYDILVFFSPSGIDSLFHNFPDFKQNDTRIAVFGNSTIKAVEAKGLRVDISAPTPETPSMTMALKKYIDSVNKK; via the coding sequence ATGAAAGTGAAAACAATTTTAGTCTCGCAACCAGAACCTAAAATAGAAAATTCGCCATATTTCGATTTGTCTGAAAGACAGAAGGTTAAAATAGACTTTAGACCTTTTATTCACGTAGAAGGGGTACCTTCGAAAGAAATCAGACAACAAAAAATTGACCTCTCTAAATTTACGGCTATTGTTTTAACCAGCAGAAATGCTGTAGATCATTATTTTAGAGTAGCAGAAGAAATGCGCTTTAAAGTACCTGATAGTATGAAGTATTTTTGCCAGAGTGAAGCTGTTGCTTATTATCTTCAAAAGTACGTTGTTTATAGAAAGCGTAAAATTTATGTAGGAAAGAGAACTTTTGAAGAATTATCCCCTTTAATAAAAAAGTATAAAGACGAAGTGTTTTTATTACCTACTACAGATAAATTAAAACCAGAAGTTCCTGAAGTTTTAAACGCTTTAGATGTAAAGTGGAAAGAAGCCGTTTTTTATAGAACGGTAATAAGTGATTTATCGGACTTAGAAAATGTAACGTATGACATTTTGGTGTTTTTTAGTCCAAGTGGTATAGATTCTTTATTCCATAATTTCCCTGATTTTAAACAAAACGATACCCGCATTGCTGTTTTTGGTAATTCTACCATAAAAGCGGTTGAAGCTAAAGGCTTAAGAGTAGATATTTCTGCTCCAACACCAGAGACCCCTTCAATGACGATGGCTTTAAAGAAATATATAGATTCGGTTAACAAAAAATAA
- a CDS encoding DUF4271 domain-containing protein, which yields MLRETISTEIYTVLLVVCLLLVSVTKLLFPKRFYDFASILLNYRYLKIYARDQKFLDTFEGLLFSNLIIGLSILGFISYNLSSHIDSSSQITLYKLGFAITIIIIIKILIERLVSSILKIDSIISEYLLMKTSYKNFLGLLLIPINALLIYTLNVSQAIIIVFVSLLLLINLIGVLIFIKDNLRLIKNNFFYFILYLCTLEISPYFILYKLITK from the coding sequence ATGCTTAGAGAAACGATATCAACCGAAATTTATACTGTTTTATTAGTGGTTTGTTTACTACTCGTTAGTGTCACTAAGTTGTTATTCCCAAAACGGTTTTATGACTTTGCTTCTATCTTGCTTAATTATAGATACTTAAAAATTTATGCCCGCGACCAGAAATTCTTAGACACTTTTGAAGGGCTTCTGTTTTCCAATCTAATAATTGGCCTTTCTATTTTAGGCTTTATTAGTTATAATTTGAGCAGTCATATTGATAGCAGCTCACAAATAACTTTATATAAACTGGGGTTTGCAATCACTATCATTATTATTATAAAAATCTTAATTGAACGCCTTGTAAGTAGTATTCTAAAAATTGACAGCATCATAAGCGAATATTTACTTATGAAAACCAGCTACAAAAATTTTTTAGGCCTATTATTGATTCCTATAAACGCCTTGCTTATCTATACTCTTAATGTCTCACAGGCTATTATTATAGTTTTTGTAAGCCTTTTACTTTTAATTAATTTGATAGGTGTTTTAATCTTTATTAAAGATAATCTTAGACTCATAAAAAACAACTTCTTTTATTTTATTTTGTATCTTTGCACACTTGAAATTTCACCTTATTTCATTTTGTATAAATTAATCACAAAATGA